The Crocinitomicaceae bacterium genome includes a region encoding these proteins:
- a CDS encoding c-type cytochrome → MKKVIYFQIIVLMSISLLTQSCNKDEGPFYPDMDNSIDTIDLSYANDIQPIFNTYCTACHNASHAKLNLLSCCSYEQLWDEGFSAPYIDTVSIETGNLYKHITGSLSAMPPSGLMPEYEINKIYQWIAQGAENN, encoded by the coding sequence ATGAAAAAAGTAATCTACTTTCAAATAATCGTGCTGATGAGTATTTCTTTACTCACGCAATCATGTAATAAAGATGAAGGACCATTTTATCCTGATATGGATAATAGCATTGATACTATTGATCTAAGTTATGCAAATGATATCCAACCAATTTTCAATACCTATTGCACCGCTTGTCATAATGCATCACACGCAAAATTGAATTTGTTGTCATGCTGTTCGTATGAACAACTTTGGGATGAAGGTTTTAGTGCGCCATATATTGATACGGTGAGTATTGAAACAGGGAATCTGTATAAGCACATCACAGGCTCATTGTCAGCCATGCCGCCATCAGGCTTAATGCCCGAATATGAAATCAATAAAATATATCAA